Proteins from one Triticum aestivum cultivar Chinese Spring chromosome 7A, IWGSC CS RefSeq v2.1, whole genome shotgun sequence genomic window:
- the LOC123153444 gene encoding calmodulin-binding receptor kinase CaMRLK: MYLHCLTGDRPRQWLRWLPWAEYIYNTAYQKATQETLFKLVYGRDPPTIRSYEPGDTRVAAVARSMAERDELLADRAACSLNLPTRGKLKPRFYGPYRISEVVNDVAYRLELSARSRLHDVFHVGLLKKFFGTPPTAPPGLPLIHNGAAVPEPERVTHARLARGVHQLLVHWKGEAASSATWEDLDSFVERYPAFQLKDELLVEGGGGDVMWGTAYSSTSSSKSTRLDAAAFRHVRNFRPQAVPACRPVRELRLPSRNLTGAVAWAALANLSALAALDLSGNALQGAIPGGFWRAPALRAVDVSRNQLGGSLRVEPNTRLLSLNVSGNRFTVVAGVDGLPGLDALDVSANRIRAVPQGLSRLTRLRRLDLSRNAMRGRFPGDLPPLDGLRFLNVSYNNLSGAVNASAVKRFGPSAFVHAGNASLVFSKDSPARPRRPPPPPRTNGKKDHARTAKSTATKRKRKKHLGVVAVAIVCGVASVIVLLCLVGSVACGVVRCRSRKHGDKEAEEKKVQWGEKEEDEVVVAAAAGKGASAAPVVLFERPLMELTLADLAAATSGFGRESQLAERGGRSGAAYRAVLPGDLHVVVRVVEGAMAGVGEDDNPAAAAAAFRELARLRHPNILPLIGYCIAGREKLLLYEYMEKGDLHRWLHELELPAGRPDLDDTGGDIWEAAEDRRSISDWPTRHRIALGVARGLAFLHQGWAGSGRAVVHGHLVPTNVLLSDDLEPRISDFGHLSGGDGDDNATPEADVYGFGALVLELMTGQARWDEASVSWARGLVRDGKGLDIVDPRVHGGEAAEREMVECLRVGYLCTAHSPDKRPTMQQVVGVLKDIRPRPLDGGGDA, from the exons ATGTACCTCCATTGTCTCACCGGGGATCGTCCCAGGCAGTGGCTCCGGTGGCTTCCCTGGGCCGAGTATATCTACAACACCGCCTACCAGAAAGCGACCCAAGAAACTCTGTTCAAGCTTGTGTATGGCCGTGACCCTCCCACTATTCGCTCTTACGAGCCAGGCGATACACGGGTGGCCGCAGTGGCCAGGAGCATGGCGGAGCGCGACGAGTTACTCGCGGAC CGCGCCGCGTGCTCTCTCAACCTGCCAACCAGGGGCAAGCTCAAGCCACGCTTCTATGGGCCGTACCGCATTTCAGAGGTCGTCAACGACGTGGCCTACCGCCTTGAACTTTCGGCACGCTCGCgcctccatgacgtgttccacgtgggCCTCCTCAAGAAGTTCTTCGGCACGCCTCCAACTGCACCACCGGGATTGCCTCTGATCCACAACGGGGCGGCTGTTCCAGAACCGGAGCGCGTGACTCATGCACGACTAGCACGCGGCGTTCACCAGCTGCTCGTCCACTGGAAGGGTGAAGCAGCATCATCAGCTACATGGGAGGATCTTGACAGTTTCGTCGAGCGCTACCCCGCTTTTCAGCTCAAGGACGAGCTGCtcgtcgaggggggggggggagatgtcATGTGGGGCACGGCCTACAG ctCCACCAGCAGCAGCAAGAGCACGAGGCTAGACGCGGCCGCGTTCCGCCACGTGCGCAACTTCCGGCCGCAGGCCGTGCCGGCATGCCGGCCCGTCCGCGAGCTGCGCCTCCCGTCGCGGAACCTGACGGGCGCCGTGGCGTGGGCGGCGCTCGCGAACCTCTCCGCCCTCGCCGCGCTCGACCTCTCCGGCAACGCGCTCCAGGGCGCCATCCCCGGCGGCTTCTGGCGCGCGCCGGCGCTCCGCGCCGTCGACGTGTCGCGGAACCAGCTCGGCGGCTCGCTGCGGGTCGAGCCCAACACGCGGCTGCTGTCCCTCAACGTGTCCGGCAACCGCttcaccgtcgtcgcgggcgtcgACGGCCTCCCGGGGCTCGACGCGCTCGACGTGTCCGCGAACAGGATCCGCGCGGTGCCGCAGGGGCTGAGCCGGCTGACGCGATTGCGCCGGCTCGACCTCTCCCGGAACGCGATGCGCGGGAGGTTCCCCGGCGACCTGCCCCCGCTCGATGGACTCCGCTTCTTGAACGTCTCGTACAACAACCTGTCCGGCGCGGTGAACGCCAGCGCGGTGAAGAGGTTCGGGCCCTCGGCGTTCGTCCACGCCGGCAATGCTTCGTTGGTGTTCTCGAAGGACTCCCCTGCGCGGCCCAGGcggcctccgccgccaccgcgAACAAATGGAAAGAAGGATCACGCGAGGACGGCAAAGAGCACGGCAacgaaaaggaaaaggaagaagcaTCTGGGCGTGGTCGCCGTGGCGATCGTGTGCGGGGTGGCGTCCGTGATCGTCCTGCTCTGCTTGGTCGGATCCGTGGCGTGCGGGGTGGTGAGGTGCCGGAGCAGGAAGCACGGAGAcaaggaggcggaggagaagaaggTGCAGTGGGGCGAGAAGGAAGAAGACGAGGTGGTTGTGGCGGCGGCAGCAGGAAAGGGGGCATCGGCCGCGCCGGTGGTGCTCTTCGAGCGGCCGCTCATGGAGCTGACGCTGGCCGACCTCGCCGCGGCCACTTCCGGCTTCGGGCGCGAGTCCCAGCTCGCGGAGCGCGGTGGCCGCAGCGGCGCCGCGTACCGCGCCGTTCTGCCTGGGGACCTGCACGTCGTCGTGCGCGTCGTGGAGGGCGCCATGGCCGGGGTCGGGGAGGACGACAACCCGGCCGCCGCGGCCGCGGCGTTCCGGGAACTCGCGCGGCTCCGGCACCCCAACATCCTTCCGCTCATCGGATACTGCATTGCAG GGAGGGAGAAGCTGCTGCTGTACGAGTACATGGAGAAAGGCGACCTCCACCGGTGGCTGCACGAGCTGGAGCTGCCGGCGGGGCGGCCGGACTTGGACGACACCGGCGGCGACATCTGGGAGGCGGCGGAGGACAGGCGGTCGATATCCGACTGGCCGACGCGGCACCGGATCGCGCTGGGCGTCGCCCGGGGCCTGGCGTTCCTGCACCAGGGGTGGGCCGGGTCCGGCCGGGCCGTGGTGCACGGCCACCTGGTCCCGACCAACGTGCTCCTCAGCGACGACCTGGAGCCCCGGATCTCCGACTTCGGGCAcctcagcggcggcgacggcgacgacaacgCGACGCCGGAAGCGGACGTGTACGGGTTCGGCGCGCTGGTGCTGGAGCTGATGACGGGGCAGGCAAGGTGGGACGAGGCGTCGGTGAGCTGGGCGCGCGGGCTCGTCCGCGACGGCAAGGGGCTGGACATCGTGGACCCGCGGGTgcacggcggcgaggcggcggagcgggagatggtgGAGTGCCTGCGCGTGGGGTACCTGTGCACGGCGCACTCGCCGGACAAGCGGCCGACGATGCAGCAGGTGGTGGGCGTGCTCAAGGACATCCGGCCTCGCCcgctcgacggcggcggcgacgcgtgA